CATATGTATGGCATCTCATTGTAAGCTTAAAATGCTCTGTTAAGCTATAGATCAGAGATGATGGCAGTCAATATACGCGAGGCCGAAATAGCTGATGGCGACTAACCTTTTAGTCGAGTCACCATTATCTTCTCGGACTGCCTTTATTGACCTATCGTTCATGATTAATTCCTTGCCAGTGGGCGTATCTTCATCATTCCGCACCGAATTTTAACTATATTTTTGCAATGCTGTTGCCAGAATTGAGCTTTCTTACTATGCCCGCCAAGCACCACAGACCCTTAGTTAACTGATGTTTATCCCATATTAGGATATTGATGTGACACTTACTAGTTCTAGTTAAGTGAAACGTGTGATGACTAAACTTGCTAGATTCATCACGAGCCTCTGTGAGCACGGGTGCTGCCAAGCGCTCACGAACTCTAATTATATGACGGTTTTTGCAGAATGACTTCCCGTGGTGTGTAACAGAAATTAGAATGTGACGTCATATTCCTATTCTAAAAAAGAGCTTATAAACTTACCACAGGATCTCAAGTTAGATCTCGGCCATTTGGACGTTCCAGTAGAATGGCTTCTGTTCTTCCTAAATTTATTTGTAACTAGGCATCGGAACACATGCATGTTGACGAATAATTCTAATTATTACAGATATACCTTGCACTGAACGATCACTACGTATTCTGAGTAGTGACCTATGATCTACCAGTCCCCATATTTCAAGCACTTTGCAGCCGTTAACGAGATCTTCAGCATTAACCTAATTAGAATATTTACCAGATGGTAGTTCTCAAGGCTCACCGTTGGGAATATGCCAATCGATAGCCTACAACTAAACACATGCGGTGCACTACGGCCACATGCCTCCAGCCATAAAATTCAACACACCTCAGCTTGAATGGTCTCCCTACACCATCCATATTCCTCGACAGGATGCGTATGCTCTCGACATTTCTTGTGGGTCTAACATTTGTTCTACTGGTTCTTTGTGCGACGGCTCCGGAAAGACAGGCGCTTCTTCAGAAGTGCAACTCTGGTAGTCCAGTATCTTGCACCTTCATATCACCCGTATGTGGTTTCCGATAGGCTTCATGGTGCTTTACCTCCTGACACCTATAATCCATTCAAGAAAGCTGTTGGTACACACTCTCAACGTTCAATAATAGGAAACCCATTTTTCAACTGCCTCAGCACCCAACACGTCAAACACACAATATCCGGCTTCGCGACCGTCACTGACAGTTGGGGGGTATCGGTAGAACTCCGCACTACATGGGCATGAGAGCTTGGGATTCCAACTTCGGAGTTAGCGGTGACAACGATAGGCCACAGTCGGGAAGTTACCATGTCACAGAGTATTGAATTTGAGATTCCACCCATTATGCAGGTGAGCTGATTCGTTTTATGCTCTGTCGAATTCACTTTCGACCTTTACAAATATTAACTACATAGACTGCACTCATTGGGGTAGCTAAATTTCAAGGACTATGGGGAAGAATGCTCCTGCAACATCCTAACAACACAGTGCGAGTAAGCTCTCAGTACTACTGCGAAGCATTGATGCGTAGGTGACTTACTCTCTGCATTCTTGGCATCAACGTCACCGATATATATTACTTTCAGTACAACAGGGAACCCGTGGTTTTCCAGAGATGTGACTTAAGCTGCGACGAGGACTGGCCACTTTGGAATACGACTGACCAACAGGCGATTTCTGGTGGATTAGCTATGTATATGCACCACTCACCTAGAGTTCTCTGGATCGTTGTCGCGTGCACATTATCGCTCATATGGGTCTAAGCTAGGATACGTTGAAAACCATCGCCATTGATTGCTCGAACAGCGATCAATCAATAGACGCTGCACGAGTTTTCGCAGCCTCATGGCTACTGTGCACCGCGTTTTATGCACACTTTTTTCTTGGCGTCACATAGGGAGTGATGGTCATAGATGGCTCACCACACCTACTTTCGCCCTGTCGTTTAGATCCATGCTCCGCCCCACCCACCCAATTTGTTTATTACATGGATTTCCCATACATTGATACAATATAGTATACTTTTGAGTTTACAATTTTCGAAGGAACACATGCACCATATAGATATGTCTTCGCTCTATTTTATATCACATTGTATGGATTGTATTATCTCTGATTGGTTTAGCTTTTGGATATTTATGACAGTGTATAGCCAGTACTAGTATCCGTATGTATACTAACCGGCTGGGTCTGGATAATCTTTGGATCCTTGGTCGATCGAAAACGTGCTAAACTTAATAGCGAAGGTGCATATTTAGGTAACATAGCGGATGGGGAATTCGAGTATTGTTTTTGCACACCAAAATGATAGAATCAGTATATCAGCTGAGGCTCCTGATTGAGGGTCAGACGTCGATCAGCCAAACATAATTCTGTTTATGTTAGGCGCCGAGCCACAAATTTTAATTGTTGCACTCTTCCAAATCCTCCCCTCCCTTGGCGACCTTACCAGATCATGTACAAACGAATCAACAAACGTATCaggaaaaaagaaaaagaggaGGAGCTTGGCCTAGACGATGAAACCAAAGAAATATTAGGAATGCAAGAAACCGATTCGGACGAGTCCGACTCAAGTGATGAGGAACAGTCTGACGAAGACTCGGTGGAATCTGATACTGACGAGGAGAGGTTGGAAGTTGGACGGACCCACAGAGAGCCTGAAATGTTTTCTGATAACAGAGAGTCTGATACTGAAGGTTCGAGCGGGGCCGAAACGGAAGACTTAGAGGTTGAAGACGAAGAAATGGCTGATGACAAACCTCCTATGACAGTATCCGACGCTCTTAGAGATCCCCTTTATTCGATACAGAAAGGCTCTGACGTGCAGGGATGTATACTGTGCCCGGGAAAAGAACTCAAACATACTAAAATGGCGTTAGTTCATGTAGAGTCCTCAGTGAGTTGTTCCACGCATATGCATTATCTTAATTGACATAGTAGGGCAGTCGCACCTACGAAGGATGAAGCGATTTGCAACCTTGTCCGCACGTATAGGAGATGAAGAAGACGACCCGAGGCTATTAGTTGCCGCATTGGATCAATCCGCGCGAATTGCCCCGAAAGAAACGACGATTAAAGTAGGGCCTCTGTTATTTCTCCTCAATGGTTTTAGTGACCTCTTTTAGGCCTCAAACGATCCAAAAATATCTAAGAAAGAGCGTCGAATGGCCAAAAGAGAGCGCCGAAAGGAGCGCAGAGTTGTCAAACAGGCAGACGAGCAAGTCCAAGGAAAGACAACCCCCAAGGCTCAACCGAAGACCGACCGCGTGTTGGAAAAGAAAATAGTAAACCGACATTCCGAGGCGATAGCCAAACACAAGGTATGTTCACATGCGAAGCACGATGTCATCCACCAATTAATCACGCGCTATCAGGCCAAATCCAAACATTCCAAATTACACAAATCGTCGAGAGCCAAAAATTCTGTCGTCTGACCTTGGTCGTTATCTGCCATTCTGATTAGTACATTCTGCTTTACTCACATTAATTTATATTACTTCATGATCTACGACGACGAATCGTCTATCGAACGCTTGGAAAGTCAATGTTCGTAGGAAAGTTTCCGATCAAGTCATGGGGTCTGGGAACAAATTCGATCGCGATTGCTCATGATCTTTGATATTTCGTGGTAActtctcctcattttcccGAAGTAGTAACTTTCATACGTTCGGGTATGGGCTAGCCGGCTTGGTACACATGGCGCTCACGTGCAACCGACACGATGCCTCATCTAATTCAGTTCCAGAACCATTTTCGTTGCACAAACCCGACGGTTCTGATGACACTTCCCCTTAGCAGCTGACCGGCCGGACCCCTGTCCACATGAACGTGACCGTCCCGGACGCCTTCTCGAATCTTTAGACGGTTGAAGTCGCGATTACCGGCTAGACTTTCGTAAGAATCGTTGGACATATTTTTCAGCCCTTGAAGTTTGCATCAGCCTGTCGCTTCtggtatatatacacacACACTCTCATTTCTATTCTTTACCTCTCAGCCAGTTCTTGAGTGGGTGTTTGATCACTTGAATTAGTTTGGCATGCGCGTCTTTGCTACAGCGCTCACCCTTGCCACTGCGGCACTCGCCCTTATTCCGGGTCGCTCCAGCTTCGAGCGTCGGCAGTCGGCCATCGACAGCTACATCACGACACAAACCCCTATCTCGAAGGCAGGTCTTTTGGTAAGCTATATTTCTCCCAACAACTCCGGGTTCACTCTAACGGACCTGGCTGCCCTACAGGCTAATGTTGGTGCTGATGGCTCCAAAGACCAAGGCGCGAAGTCGGGTGTAGTTATTGCGTCGCCTTCCAAGACGTGAGTTTTTTGAACCCTATAGTCCGACTTAAACTAATCTACCTTCCCTAGTGACCCGGACGTGAGTCGTTGCAGTAATTAATACCCTAGCGTCCGACTAACCATCATGTATAGTACGTCTATGCTTGGACCCGCGACTCTGCATTGGTCTTCAAGCTCCTGGTCGACCAGTACACTCAGGGTCGTGACACGACCTTGAACACCCAGATCCGCAACTGGATTGCCTCGCAAGGGCGTATCCAGCAGGTCAGTTAGCTTGCACCAACACGACTACCAAACTCTCATTCTTCTCCAGGTATCCAATCCTTCCGGATCCGTCAGCTCTGGTGGACTTGGGGAGCCCAAGTTTAACATCGATGAGTCCGCTTTCACTGGCGCATGGGGTCGTCCTCAGCGCGATGGTCCAGCAGTAAGTAGCCTTGAAAACTGGTCGTATATGATTCTAATCAACCGCAGCTTCGTGCTACAACCATGATCACTTATGCCAACTTTGTTGGTGCCTCTGACACCTACGTTACTGGTACCATCTGGCCAATGGTTAAACTCGATCTCGACTATGTTGCAAAATACTGGAATTCGACTGGCTTTGACCTCTGGGAAGAAGTTTCTGGCTCTTCTTTCTTCACTACTGCCGTCCAGCACCGTGCTCTTCGTGAGGGCGCCAAGTTTGCTACTGCTCTCGGCGACTCAGGTCGCGCTTCGACGTATACCGCCCAAGCCGCCAACGCTCTCTGCTTCCTCCAGAGCTACTGGAATCCCAACGCCAAGTTTGCGTCATCGAACGTCAACGGTGGATCCGTCATTCGCTCCGGACTCGATGCCAACTCGATCCTGGCAAGCATTCACACTTTCGACCCTAACACAGGATGCGATGCTGCTACTTTCCAGCCATGCTCTGACAAGGCCCTTGCCAACCACAAGGCTGTCGTAGACTCTTTCCGTGCAACTTATTCTCTTAACAGTGGGAAGGCTGCCAACGCCGCTGTTGCTGTCGGCCGCTACAAAGAAGATTCTTACTATGGTGGTAACGTAAGTGATGTACCGAAAAAAATCCACAATCTACTAATAATCTGTGGAATAGCCTTGGTACTTATGCACCACCGCCGCTGCTGAACAACTCTACAACGCTCTCTACACTTGGAACAAGCAAGGCTCGATCGTTATCACTACAACCTCGTTGGATTTCTTCAAGCAGCTCTATTCTAGTGCAGCCGTTGGTACCTTTGCCTCGAGCACCAGCCAGTACACTGCTATTACTGCTGCTGTCAAGACTTACGCCGACGGTTTCCTCACGATCGTACAACAATACCAGGGTTTCGGAGGTGCTCTCGCAGAGCAGTTCTCTCGCAGCAATGGCTCTCCTCTTTCGGCTGCTGACGTAAGTAATGTGAACTCTGATAGTGGGAACGACACTTACCCAAGTACAGCTCACCTGGAGTTATGCTGCCAGCTTGACCGCATTTGACGCCCGTGCTTCCAAGGTCCCTGCTTCTTGGGGCGCTTCTGGGCTTACTGTTCCTTCTACCTGCTCTACtggcggtggaggaggcGGAGGCGGAGGAACCGTTGCCGTTTCCTTCACTGTCACTGCTACTACTGTCTTCGGAGGTGTGTACATCCCCAGTAACAACATTCCGAGGGATTTGGCTAACATATAATATCAGAGAATATTTATATCACCGGTAACCAGGGAGCTCTCGCCAACTGGGACCCCAATAGCGCACTTCTCCTATCCTCTGCGAGCTATCCTCAGTGGAAGAGTAAGTTGATATCGACTCTCAAAAGAGTGAACGTCTAACCCAAACTCTCTTCAGTTACCGTCAACCTTCCCGCGAATACGAACATCCAGTACAAGTACATTCGCAAGTACAACGGTGCGGTTACTTGGGAATCCGACCCTAACCGCTCGTTCACTACCCCCGCCTCTGGCACCTACAACTTGAACGACTCGTGGCGGTAAATGAAACCTGTGCCGCCCGAAGGCTGGTCTCTAATATAGTCAGCGCGCGCATTGTATCCCCTCTCTCGATATAGATCAATTCTATCTTAGTTTTATTTGAAGATCTCTAGTGAAATGAATTGGTGCAAAGAAACACTACAGTTGAACAAATAATTTTGGTAATATTTATCGTAAGCCAGCGATGACCTTGTCGGTCATAGCGATGAGCTAAAATATATCAGCTGAAGACCCGACCAAGCCAAGATTAACGAAACATACCTGGTGGATATCAGGGCGTTCACTCGGATCTACCTTCAAGCACGCATCAATCAAGCCAATTAGACCGGCACTCCATCTTCCCACAGCCTCTGGTGGGTGCTTGTACTTTCCGCCCATAACGGCCATAGCCATACTACCTCCCTGTTCCATCGTTTGCGTGGTTTCAAAGGGCGAATGGCCATACGC
The nucleotide sequence above comes from Rhizoctonia solani chromosome 3, complete sequence. Encoded proteins:
- a CDS encoding glycoside hydrolase family 15 protein — translated: MYKRINKRIRKKEKEEELGLDDETKEILGMQETDSDESDSSDEEQSDEDSVESDTDEERLEVGRTHREPEMFSDNRESDTEGSSGAETEDLEVEDEEMADDKPPMTVSDALRDPLYSIQKGSDVQGFHVESSSHLRRMKRFATLSARIGDEEDDPRLLVAALDQSARIAPKETTIKASNDPKISKKERRMAKRERRKERRVVKQADEQVQGKTTPKAQPKTDRVLEKKIVNRHSEAIAKHKFGMRVFATALTLATAALALIPGRSSFERRQSAIDSYITTQTPISKAGLLANVGADGSKDQGAKSGVVIASPSKTDPDYVYAWTRDSALVFKLLVDQYTQGRDTTLNTQIRNWIASQGRIQQVSNPSGSVSSGGLGEPKFNIDESAFTGAWGRPQRDGPALRATTMITYANFVGASDTYVTGTIWPMVKLDLDYVAKYWNSTGFDLWEEVSGSSFFTTAVQHRALREGAKFATALGDSGRASTYTAQAANALCFLQSYWNPNAKFASSNVNGGSVIRSGLDANSILASIHTFDPNTGCDAATFQPCSDKALANHKAVVDSFRATYSLNSGKAANAAVAVGRYKEDSYYGGNPWYLCTTAAAEQLYNALYTWNKQGSIVITTTSLDFFKQLYSSAAVGTFASSTSQYTAITAAVKTYADGFLTIVQQYQGFGGALAEQFSRSNGSPLSAADLTWSYAASLTAFDARASKVPASWGASGLTVPSTCSTGGGGGGGGGTVAVSFTVTATTVFGENIYITGNQGALANWDPNSALLLSSASYPQWKITVNLPANTNIQYKYIRKYNGAVTWESDPNRSFTTPASGTYNLNDSWR